The Ptiloglossa arizonensis isolate GNS036 chromosome 4, iyPtiAriz1_principal, whole genome shotgun sequence genome contains the following window.
ACTAAATTAAGAGATTATTATTTGGAATAATAACTTCATTGAAGTAGTCGACGATCACAAATTTGTTCATATCTTAATTCTTATTTATCGCAAATATTAACAATGGTCATCGAacaatagtttaaataattataaacaatattatattatagtatAAATAGTGGCTTAGAATATTATTCAATAGTCCTTCTTTCTCCTATTTCAGAATGTGTAATTCAACTCGTGTAAGGTAAATCTTGTATTTGATAGACTAATTCTGTGTTACTTTTAATGTTATTAATACTCACTGAATTCAAATTCAGACATATTAGATCTAAGAATCGCAATGAAATGTGacgataattaattatttgCAACAATAAGAAATTAACACACTTGTTCCTTTGACTTATAATTTAGGATCACATAGAAGGAATGGAAGCAAAGaagggaacgaaagaaagatactCGTGTTATgcataataaatttattgaaatccATCAGAATTACATTCGTACTCTtacgtttcaaaaatatatttagacTGCGAACGGTGACTCGAAAAAAGATTGCAGTACCCCTAGTTTTAATCGATTAatacataattattattttaatacgtgTTCTTAAATATACTACcatatttttttatatgaaaACGAGCCTTAAAGTCTTATCGATATCGTGAGTTGAAAATTCgacataataaataaattgtgatCAATTTGTTACTTGTCATAACAACTACAATGCCTGCGACAACTTTGCATAAAACTATAACATTCATAGGACTGATGTCAATACTACATGCGGCCTATTCAGCTGCGCAACGTAAGTATCACTTTTGTattgaattataattttttgtaattcAGTATATTATAGGTTAAgttattctacattttgttTTGAACTACTATATTAAACCCTAATATTTTTATAGATCGTTCATACTTGCGAATAACGGAACAAGAATTTACCACTTTACCAATTGATGTAAATATTAaacagtaattaaatttaatatataaaatttacaatcAATAACGAATGATATTCTTTTTACAGATTTTAATACAATGCATTGTCAGCTTGTTTATGGCTATGTATGGAG
Protein-coding sequences here:
- the Emc5 gene encoding ER membrane protein complex subunit 5, whose amino-acid sequence is MPATTLHKTITFIGLMSILHAAYSAAQHRSYLRITEQEFTTLPIDILIQCIVSLFMAMYGVMYIAGDFKEIRAVVDLENKSWETLRNLPSFQVFNHRGRCLFPQLMQ